The genomic interval ATCAGACACTTATCCGAGATTACACCCGATATTATAAGATAGGCTTAGCTACCTACTCAATCATTTttgcaaaaaacatttatgacgTAAACGTGAATGTTGGACAGTTAGACACAAAAGATAATGAATAAAATGGTTTCGCAACACTGTTTGAAGTTATATGGAATTATTTTTGGTTGATTGCCATATGTACTAGAAAATTGGTctatataggttttataatCGTATCCACCAATGCCTGTTTAGAATCTGGGCGTCGTTGTCAAACAGCTCCCTAGTACTTGTTGTAGTTGTATAAAATATCTGGTTTTGAGTCAAACCAACTTGTTGCTTCCTCCCACATGCCTTTCAGAGCTCATAGCatgttttgttcatttattttggaTTGTGAATTGTACTATCCCAGCAACAAATTCAAAAGATTCAAGCCGTCCTTGGCATTCAGTAGGTTTTCACTGTTTTCAGTAATGTTTATggattaaaagtttgtttttgcgTATCATTAACTTACAACATTTTTACCATCgtgtattaattgtattaattctaTCAGCATATATCTGCCTTTGATGTGACTGTACATCAAAATAACCGGGTATGGTAGCACCTGAATGTTTTGTCTGAGTGTTATCATTGGAAATTACAATCACTTTATCAGTTCTCACGGATTCAATCCGATACAAGGCCGGAGTAAGTGCTGGCACACGTTCAATATGCGGAAGTGTTAGACTGGACGGTTACTGACCGATACATACGTCTTCCTACTGCCCTTCTATCACCATTTAACCAGTAACATGATAGTCAtcattgaaaattttgtttgatgttttcCGAGAaacttttatgttgtttttgatTGCGGGTTTTTGGGGTTTCATCCCCGAAAGGTGAAAACTGAACCCTATTAATGAGGTTTtgctgtccgtccgtccatcATTACGTCACGAATGATGATTAGAATATAGCCGCCATGgctagaacaaaataaaaccttaatacGTCTCACTGTTGGGCACAGACCTCTTTCAGTATAGCTAGAGACAGTGATTTTTTACAGAAGCTGTATTTCTGCGGCTGTTACAAAAtaagtccaaaaaaatacagaaacgtTTGTGATGGACATAAATTGGTTGGTTGTTCAGTAATAAATGTGTGATTTTTAGACATCcaaccaatttttattttcagtcattttgtacggaaccgtctGCATGATCCAGTTTTTATCCATCACGATGACAATACACTGATTTGCGTGGACTGCGTCATCAACAGCACGCCGAGTGCAAAGCTCAAGTTACACTGGTTATTCGTTTTCCTAACTAAGTTAACAATAGTGTCCTGAAACCTGTCATTCCCATTTGTTTTTGGATATTTCCTACACTGGATTTTTATCCGAAAACCATCGAGGGTTTTTTAACTAGATTTTACTCACAGCTCCGCCCGCCTGCAGTTTCAGtctatgttaattattttttaattgactaGAAAACACCATGAATCTAAACCATTTAAACTGGAAATATAAATCTaagtaaacgttgttttgacatgatgcagaaaaaaatatattatttgcgaaagaaaaacaaatgaggcGGATTCTCAGACTCACCAAACATGCACTCAACATTCACGAGCCACGAGaatttaatatatctatatctatactaatatataaagctgaagagtttgtttgtttgaacgcgctaatctcaggaactactggtccaaattggaaaaatctttttgtgttgaatagaccattcatcgaggaaggctttaggctataaaccatcacgctgcgactaataggagcgaagatacaatggaaaatgtgaaaaaaacatatcttctacccacgggacgaagtcgcgagcaacagctagtattagataAATCTGCGAAAATTATCTACATTGTAGATTGAAGCAAtcaaaaaagacaaatatttttaacatcgaCACTGATTCAAATCTTTTCAGGTCACTTTTAACAAGTTATTCGTCTTGTTCAggttaaaaaatagttttagctATCGCATAAGTTATAGATCAAATCTATAGGTTATTAGGGTATCGGCCTTTTTTAGTTTTGCTAATgttatcttataaaaaaaaccagttgTATTCCATTTCATAGGTAGACGGAAgttgtttatttccatgaaataCTGTTACATAACAGctatgcatttaaaatattaacagccCTTCAAGCCAAATTACTTCTCTAAAACCGTTAACGACGCTCAAATAtgtacattgaaatgaaatttccTTTCCATAATTTTCTTATAGACTTTAACGATTGTATTAATTGATCGGGGCAGGgtcaatttaaatatgttatgtgggtacctacatatatcttTTAAGAACAATTATAGGGTAGACCACGGACACCGTGTGATTTAATGACTGCTGCGTCAGTCGAATAAACGAGTTTGTACGTATCGGTTGTTATTTCTTCTTCCACGACCCCTTGGACATAACAGTTGGCGACGAGGACAAAGTACATAAATTACGCGTAAAATAAGATGGCAAAAGTATCCGCTACATTGTCGGTCGGCACGATAACAGTGTTTAGCCATGAGCAGCAAGAATGGCAGTTATATAAAGAAAGGCTCGAACAGTGGTTTCTTGCAAACGAAATTGGGGTAGACGTGGATAAAGCCGGTTGTAAACGTCGAGCTATATTTCTGAGTAACTGCTCGGAATCAAGCTATAAACTAATTCGCGATCTAGCTTTACCGCGGCAAGTCGGTACCTTAAGCTATGCGGAAATAGTTGCATTATTGGATGGACATTTCAATGTGAAAAAATGCTTGTTCGCGGAGAGACATAAATTTCATGGGGCCACGCAACATGTCGGCGAAGGGTTGCCAGAGTGGGCGGCACGAGTACGTGGTTTGGCAGTATACTGTGGGTTCGTGTCAACAAACCTTGACGAGCAGCTTCGCGACCGTTTTGTGCTGGCATGGCACCTGGACCAGAGAGAGATAAACTCTTCACCAAGGCGATGTCCGAGCTGACCCTGAGCAAGGCCTTGGAAATAGCTGAAGGCATACGCAGTGCTCGTATGGGAGCACAAGAAGCAAATCGGCAAGTGGACGCGGGTACGCAACTTCAAGTGATGAAGTTGGACACGCAGCATAGCGCAGCACGCGGACGCAGCGCGCAATCGCGCAGGATGTTAACCACAGCTTGCGGCGAGCGAGCTCGAGACAGCTACAGCAACGGCGGCGGCAGCGTCGGCGGCGAATGTACGGCCTGCGGCTACGCAGGTCATCAGGCATCGAGCTGCCGTTTTGTGCGTTATAAGTGCAAAAAGTGTGGCGTTCAAGGACATCTAAAGCGAATgtgtaaacaaacttttaataagcAACACTATGTCGAGTGCTGTGGGGATGCTGGTGATGACGGTAAGCACAATATGTGCTATAATATTCGCACCGTACGCGGCGAGCCGATGCGGGAGTCTGTTTGTGTCAATGTGATCCAGCTAACTTTTGAAATAGACACTGGTTCACCAGTTACCGTTATTTCTGAgcaaacttataataaatacttttttaacataacattagaAGTCAGTGATGTTATTTTGCATAGTTATAACGGTGATAAGTTGTCTATTCTGGGTAAAATAAACCTACTGTTTACATATAACAATAAAGCATTCACAATAGGAGTTTATGTTGTACGGAATGGAGGCCCCCCTTTATTAGGCAGAGATTTCTTTTCGCGCTTCAACTTGCAAATATGTTCGTTAAATAACtgtaatgattttgtaaaaaatattgcttcaaaatacacacaactatttggaaataaattaggTTGTTTTAAAGGCGTAAAGGTAGACTTAGCATTAAAGTCAGACGcaaaaccgattttttttaaagccagaCCTTTACCATTTGCGCTTCGAGAAAGGGTAGAAAAAGAATTGAACCGTCTTGTAGATTTAGGAGTGTTAGTACCTGTAAAATACGCAGAGTATGCGAGTCCCGTTGTGCCTGTTTTAAAGCGAGATGGTTCGTTACGTTTGTGTGCCGATTACTCCGTGACaattaataaacagttatttGTGGATAAGTACCCTTTACCTAGGTATGACGAGCTGTTTTCAAAACTGCACGGCGGCaagtattattgtaaattagacCTTTCGCATGCCTATAATCAATTATGCCTTAATGAGAAGTCACAAATGCTGACCTGTATAAACACATACAAAGGTTTATATAAGTTTACTCGCTTAGTGTTCGGACTAGCGAGTGCCCCCGCCATTTTTCAGCGGAACATGGAGGCGCTTCTATCAGGGTTAGATggtactcttttatttttagatgacatTTTGATTAGCGGAGTAGACAAAGATCAGATGATGAGCAGGTTGAATGAAGTTTTCCGTAGGTTGCTAGAAGCGGGCTTAGTTTTAAACCTAGAAAAATGTACCTTCTTTCAAGAATCTGTTTCCTATCTAGGGTTTGTCATTGACCGTAATGGATTGCATAAATCTCCAgaaaaaattaaagctattACGCAAAGTCGAGTTCCTAGTAATATTACAgaactaaaatcatttttaggaaTGGTAAACTATTAtcggaattttattaaaaacgcttCATCGATTTTAAGTCCCCTGCATGACTTACTTAAAAGAAATGAGCCCTGGGCATGGACTAAGAAACATGATGAAGCAGTGTCAACAATTAAACGCGAGTTAGTGTCTGAGACTACATTAGCGCATTTTAATCCAGAGGCATTGTTAATTGTAACTGTCGACGCGTCACCGACCGGTTTAGGCGCCGTGTTATCACAGGTCGAAGGCGGTATAGAAAAACCTATCTCGTATGTTTCTCGTTCACTGAATGCAGCCGAAAAACGCTACAGCCAAATACAAAAAGAGGCTACCGCTATAATTTTTGGTATAAGAAAATTTCACCAATATCTGTATGGTCGACCCCAACCTTTTATTTTGAGAACTGACCATAAACCCTTGGTTACGATTTTTAATCCAGACAAGGGCATTCCCGAGATATCAGCAAATCGTTTACAGCGATATGCTATTTTCCTATCCgcatacaattataaaattgaatatgtaaGCAGTGTACATAATTGTGCGGATTTCTTAAGTCGATCGATAACGGACGATTTAACAATAACCGCCACGCACTCGGCGCATGATGAGTCATTAGTAGATAAATCCAGTTACGTGTATTTTGTTTACGAAGAAGAAAGATTTTTGTCAATGATGGATATTAAGAACGCAATTGAGCTAGATAAGGTAATAACAGCCGTCATCGGCTACTTGTCAAATGGTTggcctaataaaattaatgaaccaaTAATTAAGGTTTATTACAGCCACCGGTTAGAGTTGTCTGTAGAAAACGGTTGTCTTATGAGGGGCCACAGATTAGTAATTCCAAATAGTTTGCGATATAAAGTATTGAAAGAGTTACATACAGGTCACTTAGGAATCacaaaaatgaaagaagaagCACGCAATAGATTTTGGTGGCCGGGTATGTCTGTAGCTATAGAACAGTACGTCGGCTCATGCGCCGCGTGTAGATCGCagcgcgccgcgcccccgcgtACCCCTCTCACACCATGGCCGTTCCCTACCCAGCCGTGGCATCGCGTACACTTAGATTTTCTAGGGCCGATCAgcggtaaaacatttttaattatagttgaTGCGTATTCGAAATGGGTGGAATGTTTTGATGTTTCAACGGGTTTCTCTTCGCGAGTAGTGATAGAAAAACTATGCGAAGTAATGTCACGATTTGGCTTATTTCATACGATTTGTTCAGATAACGGAACGTCTTTTATATCACATGAATTTAAAGAATTCTGCAATCGTAATAACATTACTCATTTAACTTCACCAACATATAACCCAGCCAGCAATGGACAAGCagaaagttatgtaaaaattataaaaaaggcaataaaatcATACTTGTCATCAGGTACATGTTTAAGAgatttgaatgttaaaatatcGGAATTCTTGCTTTATTATAGGAATTCTAAACATTCGACCACAAACAGATCACCGGCAGAGGTATTGTTCGGACGCAATTTGAGATGTCGGTTGGACCTCCTGACACCGACCACCACCATGCCATCCGACGCAGCGCTTGACACAGTGGTTAAAGTTAAGCAGTGTTCGCAGATTGACAGTTATCGTGGCAACCGTAAAGTTACGTTTAGTGTGGGTGACCAAGTTCTGGTAAAACTTTAtagtcaacaaaaacaatattggtCACGTGGTGTGATTATTAAAAGTGTAGGAAAAACTGTATATTTAGTCCAACTAACTGAATCGGgtcaaattatcaaaagacACGCCAACCAGTTGCTCAAATATAGAGGGAGAGAAGATAAGTCATGTGAAAAGATCGTTCCCGCATTCATACTGCCAACACATCCGACTAGCACCGACCAGCTGCAGCCCGAAGTTTCTGCTGAGGAGTCAGCAGCACAACCAGAGACGACCTCAGGACTTGTTCACGGTGACATCTCCACGGAAGAGGAAGCAACCTTGGCAACTCCCTCTATAGAACCCGAGCCAGACCCGCGCTCGAAACGAAATAGGCCTGTTGTAGATTATAAGAAGTTCTTCTAAATAGAGGTGGAGGGATGTTATGTgggtacctacatatatcttTTAAGAACAATTATAGGGTAGACCACGGACACCGTGTGATTTAATGACTGCTGCGTCAGTCGAATAAACGAGTTTGTACGTATCGGTTGTTATTTCTTCTTCCACGACCCCTTGGacataacaaaatacaacatcTGTCTTATTCCGCCAAACCCGCAATGCGTATCACGGGTTGGATctcacgtaggacaagcatttgtgtcatccactaatgcttgttctgagttcgggtgcctttgtgcacgcgacttgaatgttcgtgaaacatCCCACGATAcgagttttaaattttctagtgtgggtgctatttttttttcttaactgttTATTCCATAATTAATTCTACACGcttgttattatatttacattactaAGAATATAGGATTTGAATAAACGTTTTGGGTAATTTACAAGTCTCtttgtgataattaattataattagggTGAAGGTGCTTGTCAAGACTAGCTTtactatacaatattaaatatacctttattaaatttagacattggataatattttaaaaggttgtTAAACCCCCGCTACTCAAGGATTGAAATTTAGTGCTTCTCTAATTTATGACTTAATGAAGAGATTTCTTAGCTTCGTTCGATGAGAAAATTGGTgacaagaaaatgaaatatggaAATCTGATTGCCACGGGAAAATAATCCACAACTACATCTCAGTctttgcaattctgctaaaaTGTCCTGTGGGTTATGTCGaaggttttttaaaataaataaagctcaatcattttaaagtataatttaatttcattcgtacatactttaaattttattcagtgCCATTTCTTAAAGAGCAATTTTAGTCACTGTCTATTCAGTTTCAACGTTAAAATGTTAATCTTAACGTCTCCTAGCCTCACCCTAGACCCAGTTAGTTAATGCAGGCATTAGTCAGATTTCAGGTTATCTGTTTTACTCACCGGCATGTGATAAGACGGATTAACTCTCTGATAGTAAGGCGACAGTATCTTTGAGAATATTTTCCATAGAAACTTCTATAAAATTTGTAGAGTTAGGAAAATGGTCTAGAAGTTataaaaaactggtcaagagGGAGTTGAAGGATTCCGttcaaaataggctaaagataaacaaagcGGTTGGTGGCACTCACCAACAGATTTATGACTGTCGCTATGGTTGCTTTAccttgatatttatatttagaatttgttggtacaataaataaatcaatcaattcagcctatcaaggtccactgctggacataggcctcaaGGTACAACGgcaataaaaattatatcatcCGTGAAAAATGTAACTATGCAACTatgacggttcatgagatacagcctggtgacggactaCAGTCAGACTTACAGATGGACAGATTTTCCCTTTGGGTACAAAACACTCAAAAAATAAGAACTGTTTTCCAAGCTATATTATGAATACAATGCCTATATgtgtatatacctataataaagaataatagcAATGATATAACCCAAAATCTGTCAAAAACGGATCCTCATACGAAAATACCTTTGTCACTATTTACATAATGTTCAAATAACATATACAAATATAGTTTTTGAAATATCAGTATGTAAGAATAAGAGTTATTACTTGTATACATAAGTGAATTTGTGGTTTGAATAGGTTTTTCCGGTTATCTTATATTTACTCTGATGACATGGTTCAATCATATTATCAGAAATAGATCATAGTCAACCTACaacatttagttttaaacataatCATTAGGTTAGCCTTTTCGAAACTATATTAGGATCATCTTCCAATTTAAGCTAAGTATCAGTATTTTGCAAGGAGCCTCTGCCTATCTGACGTCCTCAACCTAGTCACCTGaacaacacgatatcccttagtaagactggctgtcagactttttagctatcgtttagttgtttttttttgttattacacaaaatatttgatgagataacatatagaataaaaaataatatccagaatcatttttcatttttataacattaacgAAACAAGATTTCAGCTTGTTAATTTTCACACCGACTGAAAAAATATCTCTCAATAACGAA from Trichoplusia ni isolate ovarian cell line Hi5 chromosome 18 unlocalized genomic scaffold, tn1 tig00002900_group17, whole genome shotgun sequence carries:
- the LOC113506515 gene encoding uncharacterized protein LOC113506515 gives rise to the protein MSSAVGMLVMTCSQIDSYRGNRKVTFSVGDQVLVKLYSQQKQYWSRGVIIKSVGKTVYLVQLTESGQIIKRHANQLLKYRGREDKSCEKIVPAFILPTHPTSTDQLQPEVSAEESAAQPETTSGLVHGDISTEEEATLATPSIEPEPDPRSKRNRPVVDYKKFF